gataaataacttaggaaaggttaaatgaagagaaaaaattaatttgacagTTGCTACAATAAGGGTTAACACATTATGGGTACATGAATGACAACACATTCCTGCAGTTTGGTGTCAGGTCAGGTGTCTTTTGCAAGAGTATTTGCCTTTTTCTGAGAAGTATAATGTACTGATGGTTTGGTGCAAGATTTTTGTTTAATGTGTGgttctgcaaaaaaaataaaataaaataaaataaaataaaaaaatagaaaagacagAATATAAACCCAGCTGTATTTGTTGCCAGTTCATCTACTGAATTAGCTACATCGGAATATAATGAATTCAGAAAAAATAACAGAAAGATGTGATTGTGTGAGACAGGTTGTcatctgtcatttttgtttttaattagacGCTTATCTTTTGTAATTAAGATGTGAGGAGGTTAATTAAGACTTATCCCCACTGCTGTGAGAACATCATTTGGATTAAGACCTGCTGTTTAAAGACTTAATTATTAACTCATGCACTAACAAAAGaggctaaaatgaagaaaaacaaagattatcagtgtttcttttttattcaagGTGTTCTAAACATTCAGAGTTTTCTTAGTAATAAACAGAAGCTCATGTATTTCTCTTTTCTATATCCTAAATTAAAATGTAGCACAATGGCGCCACACTGTGTCCAATCACTACAGTGCACtcatttattagtgtttaatttTAGGGAAATGTGTCTTTCAGTTTAGTTACTTTATCCTTCAGACTTTTGTAAAACAGATGACTGGATGTAGAAGGTCCCACGACTTTTACGCAGGAATCCTCTAATGTATACAGACAATCAGTGAAGACTGCATTCCAAAAATCACAGATCTCAATCACTTTGTTGTTGTCAAGCTGCTCCTTCTCATCAAAGTTTATTAAATGGACTCTCAGGTTTGACTGTCGTAACTCCACCAGGTTCTTTAAGCGCTGCAAAGCCACCTGGACCCTTGAAGTCACCCCGATGGTTCGCTTATCAGTCAGCAATATCCGAGTGAGTTCAGATCCTTCAATGCAGGTAATGGATGCGTCAAGACCTTTCAAGCAGTTGTCAAACTCATCCTTATCGAATGTTTCAATGTATTTGAAAACGTTAGAATCAACCCAAGTGCTCTCATCCTCTGCTGATAACTCCATTCTATCCGCAGCATCAGTGCCTGAAGATGCGATTTGGAGGAGTTTATCGGACGGCTTCAGATAGTCCGTAGTGCAGTGGCCCCTCAGAGACTCACTTCCAGTTGGGGCTGCTGAAGTCCTGTCTGGTCTGCTGTGTTTTTCTGAAATGCAGTTTACTCCTGGCTGTTTTGCTGATATTTCCTCAGTAGGGAACCGGTCCAGGCCTGATAAGGAAAATGTAATCCTTCCACTGATCTCACCTAACACTTGTCTGGGCTCGGCCTTTGCCCGCTCACTCCTATATTTCACAGATCCTGTTTTGTCCTGTGTGATTACAGGGGATGGCCTGGACCTGGCTTGAGCTCCCTGCTCTTCTTTTTCATACCTGTCCAAGCAGGTAAAGCCTCCTGCACCTGAAATGTCAATGTAAACTTTTTGCCTTGTGGCAGAGTTTTGCGTGTTTGCATTTGAGAAGAGGCTTTGGACTTTTGCTGCCTCACCTGTGCTCTGCAGTGGCGTTGATAAGCTGTTAGAGCCCGCTGCTTTCAGATTAGCTTTAGAACCGCTGCAGCTTAGGGAGCCGACAAGCTCGTGATGAGATACTGCCCTTGGATTAAGGAGAGTTTCTCTTAGTCTGGACGAAGCAGTTTGATTTAAGACTAGGGTTTGAAGCCGGCCGGTCCTGCTGATGAGGTTCTCTCTCAGGGCTTGGACGGCACTGAAAGGACCCTCGATCGTAGCTTTTCTCAGCTCAGGCTGGTGCTGAAAACGTACTGACCTGTGTGCTGACTGCAGACTACGAAGCACTGACGACTGATCACTACCGAACATGGACAGATCGACTGTTGCATTGGCGACATAGTAAAACACCTGCAGCGTGAAATGAATTTGCATGTGAGTCATTTGATGAAAAGTGGTTATAAGCAAATTCATATCTATAATGAAGGAGATGCAAGTCATTAATGagaataaaactgataaaatattgTGTCACTTACTTCTGTGGTAAAAGGGAAAACAGTAAGAGGATAGTCTTTGGGAAACTTTCTGTCTGTCATGATCTGTTGATCCTTTTGAATCACCCTTGCTGCATCTACGAAGAGTTCATACAGTTATGTACATTATGACATTTCTTCTTCCAATACAGTTATTTCTCATCATAAACCAGTACAGTTTAATGTGTCACTGAAATAGTTTATCAATTCTAAACCATATCAACCAAGTACTTTATATAAGTAAGTGTTTCATTTACACTTGATTCATCAGCCAATGTGAAATGTTCAGGGGGTTCCCATGGGAACCAAACCTCGTTCCCAAGGGAACTCACTGCAACACAAAAGAGGAAACATGTTCAACAATTTATGCTTAATGGATTACATGAATACTGAATCGTACTCTCACTGGAGATGGTTTAAGGCCTTGatgcatttgcatttttttgttctCTGAAAAGGAAGTATGATGGTGACCCTGACGGTCCAAAGAGTATGTCAGAAAAGACAACGACATTGCACAGAACACAATAGCATTACAGAAAACCTGTCTCTGATAACAGAAATGGTGTGACTGGACAGAATCCAAGTCAATTCAGAGTTTATTCAATAGACAGAAACAGGACACGACATTGAACGACTGCCAAGACACTGTACTCAGAGACGCAGGCATGAAAAGTGGTATCACTTGTTTTCTGGCCCTGCATTTTGATTATTATTGTCATATTTTTGAAGacatttatgtattttctgtcatatttggttaattgttgttgtgttttcatcaCCGCTCTGACACCTTGGCTCATGCTTTGTGAAACGCTGTTGTAGTCAACCACCCTGGAAAACACTTCTTCCTGAAATACTTTGCCCTGTGTGAAAATTTGTTTTGTGAATACTATTCTGAAgtctttaattatgtttttttttttttttttttgtaaagttgaCATGTTTTGTTCTCAAGTTTTCTAAGATGTATTACAGTATATTAAGAATAAAACTGATCAAACAGTGTGAAATGTTGACTTTTCTGAATATTATCTGTAACAATGCGTTGCTTTACATGCAGCATTTAGAAAAGTGCTGATGTGTTTTGCCTGTAAGATTccaaacatttattataatacgtTAACATGTAATAAAACATGGCGTGAAATGTCATTATGTCCTTAAATACTAATGCTATGTTTGGAAAAATGTGAGGGACATTGAACTAAATTACTGTATGTTACAGTGTTCAGAGTAAAATAAGCCTTTCAATACCAGGTAAAAAGTGGGACTGGGTTAATATATCACACAATGGAACAATGAAAATATGTTCCAAAGCTCTTATAATATAGGGTTAGGTTTGTTATAATCacataaaatggagaaaaaaataatgcCTGGCGTGTTTTTCAATTAATTAGCTAACTACTTATTAGCTTGTTTATAGTTAGCTTAAAAGTTAGCTTGCGTTACTATAGTTACTACATATCTACAAAGTAATAATgcttgtcctgtttttttttttttgtgtgtgtgtgtgtttcataaaCATGTTAATTCACCTTCCTCTCTGTCAAAGGTAACAAACGCAACTCCGTGCAGGTCCGTGGGGTACCGGACCACCTCCACGTCCCCTCCGTGGCTCCTCCGGCGGCTCTGGAAGTGCACGGTCAGTTTATCGGTCATCCGGGCAGAGGGCAACACGTCGGGCACACCGGACACCACCACCGTCCTGCTCTCCTCACTTCTGTCCATTCGGTAAGGAGACATGTCCCGCCGTTTCCACGCCACAAACAAACACGCCCGTGGATACCAGTTACCAGTGTTTTCCTTTCACTTTGAGTGGAGTACAAGCCGCGTTTTGATTGGCTAATGAAGATGTAATGACCACTGCAGCCCACTAGGGGTCTCTGTTTCCCTACATTTCACTCAGCTGGGATttattgaaaatgacaaatgtatGCAGCTTGAAATCAGGCTACTAAGCAGAGCAAATAACCCTGCAATGCCCCAAAGGCACATGCACACTTCCTAGCAACATTTTCCAATGAGTTgcctcatctgtttttttttttacccttcataaaaatgttttcctCCACAAAACATTTGCCGACTATATAGGTGCGTTGTGCGTCTTATTTTGGAAGAAGTTATTTAAACACGTGGTGCAAACATTTATTAGATTCAGACAGAAAGTCACACCAGACACAGAACACCTCTCATGaattcacacaaacaaacaaacataaaaaaaaaaaaaaaaaaaaaaaaaaaaaaaaagaagcaaagtaGATTGACAAACTCGATTGCATTTTTCTTGTGcatataaacattttaattaaatataaaagaaagcGGCCTGGC
The sequence above is a segment of the Sphaeramia orbicularis chromosome 2, fSphaOr1.1, whole genome shotgun sequence genome. Coding sequences within it:
- the LOC115434559 gene encoding RNA-binding protein 43-like isoform X2 is translated as MSPYRMDRSEESRTVVVSGVPDVLPSARMTDKLTVHFQSRRRSHGGDVEVVRYPTDLHGVAFVTFDREEDAARVIQKDQQIMTDRKFPKDYPLTVFPFTTEVFYYVANATVDLSMFGSDQSSVLRSLQSAHSTGVSMHNLGWMF
- the LOC115434559 gene encoding uncharacterized protein LOC115434559 isoform X1, with product MSPYRMDRSEESRTVVVSGVPDVLPSARMTDKLTVHFQSRRRSHGGDVEVVRYPTDLHGVAFVTFDREEDAARVIQKDQQIMTDRKFPKDYPLTVFPFTTEVFYYVANATVDLSMFGSDQSSVLRSLQSAHRSVRFQHQPELRKATIEGPFSAVQALRENLISRTGRLQTLVLNQTASSRLRETLLNPRAVSHHELVGSLSCSGSKANLKAAGSNSLSTPLQSTGEAAKVQSLFSNANTQNSATRQKVYIDISGAGGFTCLDRYEKEEQGAQARSRPSPVITQDKTGSVKYRSERAKAEPRQVLGEISGRITFSLSGLDRFPTEEISAKQPGVNCISEKHSRPDRTSAAPTGSESLRGHCTTDYLKPSDKLLQIASSGTDAADRMELSAEDESTWVDSNVFKYIETFDKDEFDNCLKGLDASITCIEGSELTRILLTDKRTIGVTSRVQVALQRLKNLVELRQSNLRVHLINFDEKEQLDNNKVIEICDFWNAVFTDCLYTLEDSCVKVVGPSTSSHLFYKSLKDKVTKLKDTFP